Genomic segment of Acidobacteriota bacterium:
TGTTTTCATATTCCCTCACTCTTCTTCCCACGAAGGCACACGAAGCAGCACGAAGAAAACCAGTGGCTCCTTCGTGCTGCTTCGTGTGCCTTCGTGGGAAGAACATTCAACTGCGTCTGAGTTGTTCGTGCAGATGATCGGCGCAGCGCGAGGCCAGCGCCATCACGGTCAAGGTCGGATTCTTTTCCGAAAAATCAATAAAGCCGCTGCCATCGGCGACGTAAAGATTCTGCACGTCGTGCGACTGCAAATACGGCGTCAGCACCGAAGTCTTCGGGTCATTGCCCATCTTGCAGGTGCCGACCCAGTGCACGCTGTCTACGCCCGGATTGGGACTGGTACCCGTCACCACGCCACCCGAGGCCTCGATGATCGAACTGATTTTCTCAATGGCGTCCTTATGAATCGCGCGGTCTTCGCTGGTCAGGCTGAAATGGATTTTGGGCACGGCCAGCCCGTAGATGTCTTTCACTTCAGGGTCGAGTTCCATGTATTTTTCGGGCGACGCGATCATGCCGTTTTGCGAATACATGCTCAGCAAGCCCGGATAGCGGTGGCGCGCCTCGCGTTTCAAATCCACGCCAAAGCCGCCGATGTTTTGCACAAAGCCCGGATTGCCAATCCCCGCGCGCGAGCCGGAATCCACAATGATGTGATAACCTTTCGGGAAATCGGGATGCGGCTTGTCATAATAAAACGACGCGATGTAAGCGTGGCTGCTCTCCGTCCCGTCGTCGTTGCCCAGGCGCGCGATGTCGCTGCCATACATGGTTTTCAAATACCCTTGCACGCTGGAGGACGTGTGCGAGATCAGATTCCTGCCGACCAAGCCGCTCGAATTCGCCAAGCCATTGGGCACGTGCTGCGATTTCGACAGCAGCAACAGCCGCGCCGATTCAATCGGCCCGCAGGCCAGCACGACGTAACGCGCGCGGACTTCCTGACTCTGGCGCGTGCGCGCATCGAAGTAACGCACGCCCTCCGCTCGGCTGCCGTCCTTACTCATCATGACCTCGGCGGCGTTGGCATAGAGAATCAACTTGCACTTGCCGGTCTTGAGCGCGGCGGGCAGCGCGGTGTTGGCCGACGTGTATTTCGCGTCTACGTCGCAGCCGCGCATGCAATGGCCGCAATAATGACAGGCGGGCCGGTTCGAACCGGTCTTCTCAGTCAGAATCGCCTTGCGCGCCGTGATCATCTTGAAACGCTTGGCGTCGAGCTTGTTGCAGCCCTTTTGAATTTCATACGCCGCGCAACTCCACTTCAGCGGTTTGAGAAAGATGCCATCGGGCACGTTGGGATGATGATCGTAATTGCCGGTCACGCCCATCAGCCGTTCCATGCGGTCGTAATGCGGCGCGAGCTCTTCGTACTTCACAGGCCACGCAGCAAAGTCATAGGTGCTGTTGCGCCAGCTCAGCCCCGCCCACAGCAGCGTCTTGCCGCCTACGACTTTGGACAGGAAATGATCGAAGCGTTGGTAATCGCCCGCTTTGGTGAACGGCTCTTTCGTGCGGTCAACAGTAAGATGTGCGCGCGGGTCCCAGCCTCTACCGTTCTTGGGCAATTCGTAAGGCATCGTGTGGCTGAAAAAGTCTTTCGCCGGATCAACCCACTTGCCCGCTTCGAGCACGACAACCGAAGCGCCTTTTTGGGCCAATTGCATCGCCACGACCCCACCGGCAGCGCCGGAGCCGACGACGCAGACGTCATAAGTTGCAGTATTTTGATTTTGTGGAGTCATTTGTTTAGTGCTTATACGCTCGACGAACATGCGACTCTACCAGCCGATCTTGCTCATCGAAGAAGAACAAGGCGTGGAGGAGAACGCTATACATGATGGACCAGTCGCTATCCACCACGCCAAAATCAGCCAACACATACCCTTTGATCTTGGGTAGATTCTTTTCCGGCTTGTACGGCATCTCGGGGCCTGTGCCCAGTTGGGAAAGATCGTGCTGATACGGATTGCGCGTGGGCTTCTTGCCATCAATGACAAGCCGGTCAATAAAGGCTTCGACCTCAGCTCCGCTTTCGCCGATAACAACTTCGCGGCTGACGATCGTTTCCAGTTCGGCTTCCATCTTACGAGCACGCTCACCTTTGGAACAGGCCGAAGCCATCACACTAAAGACCAGCAAACTGATTTGGAGTAGTCTTAACCGCATATTCATTGACGTAATTCGCGCACCAGCGCCACCGCCTCGCCCGCCAATACCCGCACGCGGTCAAACTCGCCCGCGTTCAGCAACCCCGGCTTCACCATCCAACTACCACCACAGGCCACGATCTGTTTGAGCGCCAGATACTGGCCGATGTTTTTCGGATCAATGCCACCGGTCGGAATGAATTTGACTTGGGCGTAAGGCGCGCAGACGGCTTGCAAAAACTTGATGCCGCCCGCCGCTTCCGCCGGAAAGAATTTCAGCACCTCGCAGCCTTTGCTCAGCGCCAATTCGATTTCGGTCGGCGTACACACACCAGGAAAGATCGGCGCGGGTTTGGTCAGGCAATGCTCGACCACCAGCGGATTGGTGCCGGGCGAGACAATGAATTCGGCCCCTTCGCCCAAGGCCATGTCTACTTGCTCGGCGGTGAGCACGGTGCCCGCGCCGAGCAGCAATTCGGGAAAGCGTTTTTTGATTTGGCCAATGGCGGCGGCGGCGGCGGCGGTGCGAAACGTGATCTCGGCGCAGGGCAAGCCACCCGCGAGCAGGGCTTCGGCCAACGGCAGCGCCTGTTCCAGTTTGGGAATGGCGACGACCGGGATGATGCCAAGCTGCTGAATGCGTTCGACAATGTTCATGATTTGCGTTCTCGACGGATAAAACTATTGAACTATCAGGTTGCTTGAAATTGCTCAGCAGAGACGAGCGGATGTATGCAGGCGCTCTTCAC
This window contains:
- a CDS encoding GMC family oxidoreductase, which codes for MTPQNQNTATYDVCVVGSGAAGGVVAMQLAQKGASVVVLEAGKWVDPAKDFFSHTMPYELPKNGRGWDPRAHLTVDRTKEPFTKAGDYQRFDHFLSKVVGGKTLLWAGLSWRNSTYDFAAWPVKYEELAPHYDRMERLMGVTGNYDHHPNVPDGIFLKPLKWSCAAYEIQKGCNKLDAKRFKMITARKAILTEKTGSNRPACHYCGHCMRGCDVDAKYTSANTALPAALKTGKCKLILYANAAEVMMSKDGSRAEGVRYFDARTRQSQEVRARYVVLACGPIESARLLLLSKSQHVPNGLANSSGLVGRNLISHTSSSVQGYLKTMYGSDIARLGNDDGTESSHAYIASFYYDKPHPDFPKGYHIIVDSGSRAGIGNPGFVQNIGGFGVDLKREARHRYPGLLSMYSQNGMIASPEKYMELDPEVKDIYGLAVPKIHFSLTSEDRAIHKDAIEKISSIIEASGGVVTGTSPNPGVDSVHWVGTCKMGNDPKTSVLTPYLQSHDVQNLYVADGSGFIDFSEKNPTLTVMALASRCADHLHEQLRRS
- the eda gene encoding bifunctional 4-hydroxy-2-oxoglutarate aldolase/2-dehydro-3-deoxy-phosphogluconate aldolase, producing the protein MNIVERIQQLGIIPVVAIPKLEQALPLAEALLAGGLPCAEITFRTAAAAAAIGQIKKRFPELLLGAGTVLTAEQVDMALGEGAEFIVSPGTNPLVVEHCLTKPAPIFPGVCTPTEIELALSKGCEVLKFFPAEAAGGIKFLQAVCAPYAQVKFIPTGGIDPKNIGQYLALKQIVACGGSWMVKPGLLNAGEFDRVRVLAGEAVALVRELRQ